In the Flavobacteriales bacterium genome, TCTTCAATTTCTCTATCGCTTCCCTCTCAAAGTTGGCGTAATCGAATCTGTCTTTCTCTTCTTCTTTCATTGTCTGTGTCTTTTTCAGTTTTTAAATTAAGTATTACTGACCGTTGACACAGTTTATTGAACAGACTCCCAGATTGACATCGAACATGGCCAAACGATCATCGAACATGGCAAAATGATCATCGAACATGGCAAAACGATCATCGAACATGGCCAAATGAACATCGACAACGGCAAAACGATCATCGAACACGGCCAAATAAACATCGAACACGGCCAAATAAACATCGAACACGGCCAAATGAACATCGAACACGGCCAAATGAACATCGAACATGGCCAAATGATCATCGAACACGGCAAAATGTGTCAGGCTAGTTCAGGAAGAGACAATAGGACCGTTCTGATCTCCTTACTGCACGATAGCGCGCAAACCACGAAGCCCCATATCTACAGGTGTCTCTCCTGAATCAAATTGTCCGTTGCTGTTGCTATCTGTCCATTCAAAACTCTGATTGGTGGAGAACGAAAGTTGCACTTCGATGTCGGAAGTTTCATTTCCATAGATGGTCAATGGAGTTTGGAAAGGCCCTGTAACCAAGCAGCTTCCAGCAGGAATGGGGCTGTTAGATAATGGATTAACAACGGTGGTGAATCCGGCAGGTACTTGCCCAGACAAAAAGAAACTCTGCCCAACAACTGTGGATTCAAATCCCCAATAACCTTGCAATTTGTTTGCGTTCACATTCTCAACCTTTTGATTGATGTTGTACGAAGTGATGTAGGTATTGAATCCGATGAAAGAAGCGAGTGTGCCTGTTAGATTGTTGAAGCCATTTGCATTGTAAATGATGTCGAAATCTTGATAGGTAACTGACACACGGATGAACTCATAGGTTCCTGCAGAAATAGAACTCAACGGAATGGATAGGAAAACCTCGTTTTCACCTTTAACAATCGCTTTGTCGAAATTAATGGCGCGGCTTCCACCAGCATAGGTCTCTTCGCCTTCGTACACGATTTCACCCGTTCCTAAAGCCGTCCAAGCGGTAGGAATCATTTCTACATAATGCGCAGACATTTTATTGAAAGAAGGAGACTGCGCTGCATTTCCTGACGGAACGGTTGCAACGTTTCCGAAACTGTCATATCGAGTCTGCGTTGGGTCGAATTTGAACTTGAAGATCAGATAAGGACCATCAGGTTGCGTGTCTTTTTCAACACATGAACTAAGGCTGAAGATCAGAACAATGCAGGCAAGGATTGAATTACGTTTCATGAGGTTGTTCAAATATTCCCGTAAATGTAATTATTGGTATGCACGTGTACTTGGCCATCTGTTGGAAACCACAAATCCGCGCGTATTTTCTATCCACCCGAAATTGCTTTCAGAAAATCCAACACAGAGAATGGATTCGTTATCACAATCGAATTGTTTTTTCAGGAAGTCCAGAATCTGTGCTGCTGAAAGCAGGGTTGCATCATCGGTCAAAGTAATTTGACCGATCCAATCAGGTTTTTCAATCACGAGCCACTTCAATTCATCATTCAGAACCTCTTCAGCTTCCGAAAGAAAGCACCAGTATCCTTGTTCGAGGAAAGGATTTGAATGCTGCGGAAGTGTTTTCTTTTGACCTTGTCGAAAGAAGAATTGCCCTTTCATGAAAAGTTTGCTTTCAATCTGCTCTCCGTTGAATAGTCCTCTGATTTTTGGATGAGAAGAAAGCCGCATTTGATGTTCGGTGAGCTTCTTCATCTTCTGGTCCAAATTGTCCTTTGCATCTGGGCCGATCATTGCTGAGAAGTCCGATGAAGGAGCGCTTTGCAGGTAGTATTTCAAGGCAATTTCCCAATGTTCCAGTTGGCCAGTTGCTGTATCTCGTAGGAGTAGGTCAAGTTCTCCAATGGTGATATTGCCTTCTTGTACCTGATGGTTTTTGAGAACGATTTCAAACCGTTCGTCTTTATCGATAATATAGAAAAGCAACTGTTCGAAGTACTTGCCCATTGGCATTGCACCTAAGTTGTGAAAGTGCGCGTTCACTTCATCTGGCCTTGAATCCAATTCTTGAAGGAGTTGAATCACAGCTTTTCTGTGCGCTTCATCTCTGATGTAATCAACGCAGTATGGATAGGCGAGGAGTGATGGGCTGAAAATGGCCCAATGGATTCTGCGGAGATGTAGGTTTTTGAGAAGCATTGATTCAGACTTCGATTTTCCAAACTTTAATACTTCGGTCGTCTCCCGTGGAAATCAAGAAGTCATTAAAATCCGACCAAAGCAGCTTGTTCACCGAATTCTTGTGTCCACCATTACTGAGGTCGATGGTTCTGATCGGTCTCATTTTCCCGAGCTCCCAAATGCGGATGGTCTTGTCCATGCTACCAGTAGCATAGATCGGTTTAGAAGGATGAAAAACGATACTGTAAATGGCGTAATTGTGTGCAGGTATCCTGTAAAGAAGTTCGTATCCGCTTGCAAGATCCCAGAAATTCAATCGCGCATCTCTGCTTCCGGATATCAGCTGCTTTCCGTTTGGAGTGTACTCCAAACAATTGACCGAGAAATCCTTTTCGTGGCCCTCAAGTTTTGCCAATTGCTCAAATGTTTGGGTATGAATAACGCGAATGGTTCCATCGCCACAACCAATGACCATCTCATCTTTATCTGGCCGAAAGGCAACGCAACGGACCTTAAGAGGCGTTAACACTTCGTGATGAAGGAGTTCGAAATTGGGAAGGCTCCAAACAGCGTAACTGCCATCGGCACTAAGGCTGATGATGCGCTTGCGCTGCTCATCATATTCGATATTGAAAATGGTGTTCTGATGCAATTGGAATAACCTGATCTCTTTGCCGATATGGAGGTCGATGACGTGCATTCCGCCTGAGTAATTGCCCACAATGAGCAGATTGAACTCCGCGATGTACTTTAAGGCATACGAACGACTTGGTAACGAGGCAACGGCTTTTACAGCTTGCATTTGCTCCAGGTCCCACTCAACCACCAATTGGTCGTTGCTTCCAGAAAATATCCGATCGGATGCGGCCGCTTTTTCTAAACTGTAAACAGAACCATCCAGTCCGGTGAGTTCAGAAATGAGTTCGATATTCATTATTGTTTAATTAATTACGTAAAAAGTTGAACAATACTTGATGACCACTGTTCTGCATCAAACTAAACTAAAACTTGAATACAATGAAAAAGTTAATTATTGCACTGATGACCGTAGCCGTAACTGGTAGTTCTGTATTTGCTACAGGAGGAAATGGTGACGGTGAAGAAACAATTGTAGGTGTTGCTGCAGGGAACAAAGATTTCAGCACATTGGTTGCAGCTGTTAAAGCAGCAGATCTAGTTGCTACGTTGAACAGTGAAGGTCCGTTCACAGTTTTTGCTCCGACAAATGCAGCTTTCGAAAAATTGCCAAAGGGTACAGTTGAAAGCCTTTTGGAGGCAGAGGCAAAAGACAAGCTTACAGCAATTTTGACTTACCACGTGGTAGCTGGAGAGTTCAAAGCTGCTGCTGTGATTGAAGCAATTAAGAAGAACAAAGGAAAGTTTGAGATCAAAACAGTTCAAGGAGGAACCTTAGTAGCTTCATTGAAAGGAAAGAACGTGATCTTGACAGACGCCAATGGAAACGTTTCTACAGTTGTTATTGCTGATGTGGCTGCGTCAAATGGCGTAATCCATGCAATTGATACGGTTGTAATGCCGAAATAAGTACCATCCAATCAAGATAAAAACCGCTATCGATTAAATTCGGTAGCGGTTTTTTTTTGTGCTCAAAAGTTTAAGTGGTAAATGCATGATCAGTAAAAGTGTGCTAAAACTTATTCCTGATCAAGGCTTTCCATCTTCTTTTGTACGGCATCTGCCTGTGCATATTTGCTATCGCTGGCAGTTCTATTGATCTTCGATAATTCGAATGCCTCTTGCATCAGCTTGTTGTAGCGTTCCTGCAGTTTCTCTTTCTCTGTTTTCTTCTTGAATAATCCGAACATGGATCTATCCTTTTATGGCCGACATGCCTCCGTCAACCTTCATTATTTGACCTGTCATCCAAGAACTATGTTCAGATAGGAGGAAAGCGACTGCATTGGCAATGTCTTGGCTGGTTCCAATTCGTTTTAGCGGATGACGCTCAGCATTGGCTTCGCGCTTCTGGTCTGAGTTCAGCAGCTTTTCCGCCAATGGTGTGTCCGTCAACGATGGCGCAATGCAATTAACACGAATGGTAGGAGCAAATTCTGCCGCCAACGAGCGTGTCAATCCTTCAATGGCACCTTTAGAAACAGCCACTTGCGCATGGAAATTGAATCCTTGCTGTACCGCCACGGTGGAGAACAGCACAATGGAACCTTTACCCGATTTCAACTTTGGTAAAACTGCTTGAATGACCTTGATGGCACCGATGGTCTGCAGTTGCAGGTCTTCGGCAAATTCAGCGGGTTTGATGCGATGAAACGGCTTTAGGTTGATGCTGCCTGGGCAATACACCAATCCGTGCAATTCATCAGGAACGAAGGACAGATCCAGTTCCTCATCCAACACATTCAAATAATGGAATTCGATGTTCTCGGTTGATGCTGATTCGCTTTGGTTGTAGGTACCAAACACCCGAATTTCCTGCTTGGCTAACTGTAGCGCCAATGCTTTGCCAATTCCAGAACTGGCTCCTATTATGAGTATGTTCTTCATGATCCTGAGTCTGTGAATACACTATCGTCCACCTTGCGGTTCAACTCCACATTGGAGATGACCATCTTCACCTTTCCCGTTTCGTATTTCCCTTGAGTTTCGTCTTCTCGGACAGGCGTGCTGCTGAAATCGCCACTGATGGCTTTTGGCATTTTGAACCTTCGGAAATCGGCCATGAATTCCATTTCCCTTGGAAGAATATCGGTCGCGTTAGCGTAAGTGTTGAAGTAGGTTACGGTTCCTTCGCGTTTCAATGTAAGCTCAGATTTGTGAATCCGTCCGTCCTTTTTCCCCACCATCAAGCGCATAATTACCAACTCTTCTGGGTTATTCGGAATGATGTTGATGTTGTGGCAGGCAATGCCATTCACTACCGATTCTCCAGCCAAAATGGCGATGTATGAACTTGGGTCGTCAAGCAATTCCAACTGCTCAAACGGATTCTGCTTGGGTAGGAAAATCAAACCTTTGGTCTGCACACGGAATTTATCCGGTTTCTTGTAGAACATCTTCCCATTGATCTTCTCAATGGCCACGCCCGGAATGTCGAAGTTCATCTGCACATCGCATTTCAGATCGTTGATGGTTTTGAAGTCGATGCGGATCTTCTCTACAAGTTCGTTGGCTGTCTGTGCCCAACTCACGTGAGTGACGAGTAGAAGTAATGCAATGGTGATTGATCGTTTCATTATTCGATGATGTCTTTGTTCTTGAAATGATATTGAGTGATGCCGAAGAATACCAACGAATGCAGCACAAGAATGCCTGCAGACTGGAGAATTTCGGCAGTTGGGATCGGGTCGGAGAATAGTCTGCGCCACAGTCCCATGTGGTTGGTAAAAAGGAATGGCATGATCGGGTCGAAGAAGCTCATTTCAAAAGAGCTGATGACCGTGAAGACGATGATCACCACCATGGTAAGTACAATGGGGCCAACGCTGTTGTTAGAGAAGGCCGAAAGCATCAGCGAAAGCGAAGCAACGGTTGTCAAACTGATGAACGCAAACACGAATGCAGCCATGAATCGCCAGAACAACTCTGCATCGCGGATTACCACCAATCCATCGGCATTGAGCACCAATAGATCTCCCGGACCGAAAATGACCAACGATAATCCGTAGGCGAAAACGCCTAACAGAAGCAGAATTCCCAAGGAATAAAGCATGGCTGTTATCCACTTGGCCGAGATGAATTTGAATCGGCTGATGGGCTTGGTGAGAGAGTAACGCAAGGTTCCCATGGCGGCTTCGCCCGAGATGAGATCGCCCGTTACCAACGCAACCAACAACGGCAGCTGAATAATGAGCGTTTGCAGAATGATGAAACAGATGAGGTTTCCATTCACGACCGTGCCTTCCAAGGAGAAAACCTGGTCGAAATTCTGAAACAGCAGGTCGATGTATTCCTTGCCAGTAAAGTAGAACGAGGCATCAATCAGCGCTACCAACGCAATGATGGAACCCATGCCGATGTAGCTCCGCGGACGTGTGAACGCTTTGATAATCTCCGCTTCAAGAATCCGTCTCATGCAGCAGTCAGTTTGAGGAAGTAGTCTTCCAGTTTACGTCTGTGGTCGAGGCGATAGATCTTGTGATCGGCAGCGTTCAACTTGGAAACCACGTCTGGAATGGCGGCCAGTTCTGCGTTAAAATTGATCGCTTTTTGGTCTTGCATTACAGAATAACCCATCGCTTCAATCATCACCTTAGAAGCTGCCAGATCATCCGTCTCTAAACTCACAGAAACGGAATTCTTCGAAAGCAACTCAGACACGTTTCCTTGCGAAACACAAACACCTTTGTTGATGATAGCCATGCTATCGGCCATTTGTTCCACTTCGGAAAGGATGTGTGAAGAGAGAATGACGGTCTTGCCGAATTCCTCTTTCAAGCGGATAATGAGCTGACGGAGTTCGATGATTCCCTTCGGGTCGAGGCCATTTGTGGGTTCATCCAAAATGATGATCTCCGGATCATTGAGCATGGCTTGCGCAATTCCTAGTCGCTGCCGCATCCCTTGCGAATAAGTTGAAACACGATCACTTTCTCTTCCAGTCAAGCCAACCAGTTCAATCAAATCTGTGATTCGCTGTTTCGTGATTTCTTTAGGGTAATAGCGTGCCGAAACCTGCAAGTTCAGTTTTCCGCTTAGGTAAGGGTAGAAGCGAGGCTCTTCAATGATGCTGCCAATTCGTGGCAAGGCATCGTTCAGGTCTTTCAGGTCGATCTTTTCGAAATAACGAACGGTTCCTTTGTTCGGTTTGATCAAGCCGACCAGAATCCGGATCATGGTGGTCTTTCCCGCACCGTTCGGTCCCAACAGACCGAAGATCTCACCACGTTTTACTTCCAGATCCAGTCCTTTCAGTGCGTGAAAGGTACCGTAGTACTTCTCCAATCCTGATACTGACAATATCGTTTCTGACATGCTTTAATTGAAACTTATAGCAATCCAAACACATATTTTTGTTAAATGTTTTAATTTAAATCTTAAACAAAACAATTGATAGTGTGAACTAACTCACGCGCATTATGTTTCATTTTCAGAACTTTCTAGAAAATGAGAATCGCATTAATCATATTGGTCGTGGTGCTTTTGGTGTTTACCGCAGCGCAGGCCTACATCTCCATGGACATGGCCAAGACAGAACAACAAGCGTACGAAGTGCTTTGGAAGAACAATCAACTTGAAGCGCGTTATTATCCGAAGGCCGTGATGGCCTCGGTAACTGACTCG is a window encoding:
- a CDS encoding fasciclin domain-containing protein, yielding MKKLIIALMTVAVTGSSVFATGGNGDGEETIVGVAAGNKDFSTLVAAVKAADLVATLNSEGPFTVFAPTNAAFEKLPKGTVESLLEAEAKDKLTAILTYHVVAGEFKAAAVIEAIKKNKGKFEIKTVQGGTLVASLKGKNVILTDANGNVSTVVIADVAASNGVIHAIDTVVMPK
- a CDS encoding SDR family oxidoreductase, which produces MKNILIIGASSGIGKALALQLAKQEIRVFGTYNQSESASTENIEFHYLNVLDEELDLSFVPDELHGLVYCPGSINLKPFHRIKPAEFAEDLQLQTIGAIKVIQAVLPKLKSGKGSIVLFSTVAVQQGFNFHAQVAVSKGAIEGLTRSLAAEFAPTIRVNCIAPSLTDTPLAEKLLNSDQKREANAERHPLKRIGTSQDIANAVAFLLSEHSSWMTGQIMKVDGGMSAIKG
- a CDS encoding WD40 repeat domain-containing protein, which codes for MNIELISELTGLDGSVYSLEKAAASDRIFSGSNDQLVVEWDLEQMQAVKAVASLPSRSYALKYIAEFNLLIVGNYSGGMHVIDLHIGKEIRLFQLHQNTIFNIEYDEQRKRIISLSADGSYAVWSLPNFELLHHEVLTPLKVRCVAFRPDKDEMVIGCGDGTIRVIHTQTFEQLAKLEGHEKDFSVNCLEYTPNGKQLISGSRDARLNFWDLASGYELLYRIPAHNYAIYSIVFHPSKPIYATGSMDKTIRIWELGKMRPIRTIDLSNGGHKNSVNKLLWSDFNDFLISTGDDRSIKVWKIEV
- a CDS encoding Lacal_2735 family protein, which produces MFGLFKKKTEKEKLQERYNKLMQEAFELSKINRTASDSKYAQADAVQKKMESLDQE
- a CDS encoding ABC transporter permease codes for the protein MRRILEAEIIKAFTRPRSYIGMGSIIALVALIDASFYFTGKEYIDLLFQNFDQVFSLEGTVVNGNLICFIILQTLIIQLPLLVALVTGDLISGEAAMGTLRYSLTKPISRFKFISAKWITAMLYSLGILLLLGVFAYGLSLVIFGPGDLLVLNADGLVVIRDAELFWRFMAAFVFAFISLTTVASLSLMLSAFSNNSVGPIVLTMVVIIVFTVISSFEMSFFDPIMPFLFTNHMGLWRRLFSDPIPTAEILQSAGILVLHSLVFFGITQYHFKNKDIIE
- a CDS encoding DUF1853 family protein; this encodes MLLKNLHLRRIHWAIFSPSLLAYPYCVDYIRDEAHRKAVIQLLQELDSRPDEVNAHFHNLGAMPMGKYFEQLLFYIIDKDERFEIVLKNHQVQEGNITIGELDLLLRDTATGQLEHWEIALKYYLQSAPSSDFSAMIGPDAKDNLDQKMKKLTEHQMRLSSHPKIRGLFNGEQIESKLFMKGQFFFRQGQKKTLPQHSNPFLEQGYWCFLSEAEEVLNDELKWLVIEKPDWIGQITLTDDATLLSAAQILDFLKKQFDCDNESILCVGFSESNFGWIENTRGFVVSNRWPSTRAYQ
- a CDS encoding ABC transporter ATP-binding protein — translated: MSETILSVSGLEKYYGTFHALKGLDLEVKRGEIFGLLGPNGAGKTTMIRILVGLIKPNKGTVRYFEKIDLKDLNDALPRIGSIIEEPRFYPYLSGKLNLQVSARYYPKEITKQRITDLIELVGLTGRESDRVSTYSQGMRQRLGIAQAMLNDPEIIILDEPTNGLDPKGIIELRQLIIRLKEEFGKTVILSSHILSEVEQMADSMAIINKGVCVSQGNVSELLSKNSVSVSLETDDLAASKVMIEAMGYSVMQDQKAINFNAELAAIPDVVSKLNAADHKIYRLDHRRKLEDYFLKLTAA